A window of the Fuscovulum sp. genome harbors these coding sequences:
- a CDS encoding ATP-binding protein has protein sequence MARRRRRILVWGAVGLICLAMTVLVARAVTKSYFTEGNGRAETTLRLAASALEGHLRRYEALPELLADSPDILALVTRPSDPAQRMAMNRWLKGKNAVVQSSDLYVIDLQGNTIAASNFDQPDSFIGQNFAYRPYFTEAAAGRKGRFFALGTTSGVRGYYFGAPIRDTQGAVAGVVALKIGVDDIEASWRTWEYRIIVSDPEGIVFMSTDPGWRYKGLLPLTPDRLERTTASRRYAEAQLEELVFQSGAEGDFPLMRLMAEDGLEHEYLVAAQAMPEAGWTVHVLLDTAYLRGQARLAMAAFVLALAVALSLAVVVAQRRARLAERIAMQAAAQTGLEVLVQERTADLMRVNRQIETEVAERRLTEQELRRTQADLVQAGKLAALGQMSAALSHEINQPLAAARNYADSAALLIDRGETGRARENIGQILSLIDRMATIARHLRNVARKPDEVLKVLAVPDVIAGAMQIVDARLEAAGASVSLEIPDDLPAVRGGAVRLQQVLVNVLSNAADAVETLPDRRIDLSARAEGGGVVIAIRDRGPGVPAAIADRIFDPFFSTKTVGSGLGLGLSISYNIMKDFGGDLRVANHSDGGAVFEIVLQSADLREMAAE, from the coding sequence ATGGCACGGCGACGGCGCAGAATTCTGGTCTGGGGGGCGGTTGGGCTGATCTGCCTTGCCATGACCGTGCTGGTCGCCCGGGCGGTGACAAAAAGCTATTTCACAGAAGGCAACGGTCGCGCGGAAACCACCCTGCGCCTGGCCGCCAGCGCATTGGAAGGTCACCTGCGCCGGTATGAGGCTTTGCCCGAACTGCTGGCAGACAGCCCCGATATCCTGGCCCTTGTGACCCGGCCGTCGGATCCGGCGCAGCGCATGGCGATGAATCGCTGGCTCAAGGGCAAGAACGCGGTGGTCCAATCGTCGGATCTTTATGTGATCGATTTGCAGGGCAACACCATCGCAGCGTCGAATTTCGACCAACCCGACAGTTTCATCGGTCAGAACTTTGCCTATCGCCCCTATTTCACCGAAGCAGCCGCAGGCCGTAAGGGGCGCTTCTTCGCCCTTGGCACCACGTCCGGCGTCCGGGGCTATTACTTTGGCGCCCCCATTCGCGATACGCAGGGGGCGGTGGCAGGTGTCGTCGCGCTGAAGATCGGGGTGGATGATATCGAGGCCAGCTGGCGCACCTGGGAATACCGCATCATCGTGAGCGATCCCGAAGGCATCGTCTTCATGTCCACCGATCCGGGCTGGCGCTACAAGGGATTGCTGCCCCTGACCCCCGACCGGCTGGAACGCACCACCGCGTCGCGCCGCTATGCCGAAGCGCAGCTTGAAGAACTGGTCTTTCAATCCGGCGCAGAGGGGGACTTCCCCCTGATGCGCCTGATGGCCGAAGACGGGTTGGAACATGAATATCTGGTGGCCGCCCAAGCCATGCCCGAAGCAGGATGGACAGTGCATGTCCTGCTGGATACGGCTTATCTGCGCGGGCAGGCGCGGCTGGCCATGGCGGCCTTTGTCCTTGCCCTTGCCGTGGCCTTGTCGCTGGCGGTGGTGGTGGCGCAGCGCCGCGCCCGGCTGGCTGAACGCATCGCCATGCAGGCCGCCGCCCAGACCGGGCTGGAGGTTCTGGTGCAGGAACGGACCGCCGATCTGATGCGGGTCAATCGCCAGATCGAAACAGAGGTGGCCGAACGGCGACTGACCGAACAGGAACTGCGCCGCACGCAGGCCGATCTTGTGCAGGCGGGCAAACTGGCCGCGCTGGGGCAGATGTCGGCCGCGCTGAGCCATGAGATCAACCAGCCGCTGGCGGCGGCCCGCAACTATGCCGACAGCGCGGCCTTGCTGATCGACCGGGGCGAGACGGGCCGCGCACGCGAAAACATCGGCCAGATCCTTTCGCTGATCGACCGCATGGCCACCATTGCGCGGCATCTGCGCAATGTGGCCCGCAAACCGGATGAGGTGCTGAAGGTGCTGGCCGTGCCGGATGTCATCGCGGGGGCAATGCAGATCGTGGATGCGCGGCTAGAGGCGGCGGGTGCGTCTGTCAGTCTCGAAATTCCCGACGATCTGCCCGCCGTGCGCGGTGGGGCGGTGCGGTTGCAGCAGGTTCTGGTCAATGTCCTGAGCAATGCCGCCGATGCGGTGGAAACCCTGCCCGACCGCCGGATCGACCTATCCGCGCGGGCCGAAGGCGGGGGGGTGGTCATCGCCATCCGCGACCGGGGGCCGGGGGTGCCTGCCGCTATTGCCGACCGGATTTTCGATCCGTTCTTCAGCACCAAGACGGTGGGGTCCGGCCTTGGGCTGGGCCTGTCGATCAGCTACAACATCATGAAGGATTTTGGTGGTGACCTGCGGGTCGCGAACCATTCCGATGGTGGCGCGGTGTTCGAGATTGTCCTTCAATCTGCCGACCTGCGCGAGATGGCGGCGGAATGA
- a CDS encoding tripartite tricarboxylate transporter TctB family protein has protein sequence MTSYTIDRTDAAAGVLFILFGLFFGIQALGLEIGTAFRMGPGYFPLVLAVVLVIFGGLILFNAIKAGKDSPSIGGIAWRGLLFILPAPIFFGLTVRGLGFVPSIFVTTLIAGLASLKMRPVYALLLAVAVTVFSTLVFSYALGLPFRRFGPWLPF, from the coding sequence ATGACAAGCTATACCATCGACCGGACAGATGCCGCCGCAGGCGTGCTGTTCATCCTGTTCGGTCTGTTCTTTGGCATCCAGGCGCTGGGGCTGGAAATCGGCACGGCGTTTCGCATGGGGCCGGGGTATTTTCCGCTGGTGCTGGCCGTTGTGCTGGTGATCTTCGGCGGGCTTATCCTGTTCAACGCGATCAAGGCCGGCAAGGACAGCCCGTCCATCGGCGGTATCGCCTGGCGGGGGCTTTTGTTCATCCTGCCTGCGCCGATCTTTTTCGGCCTGACAGTGCGGGGGCTTGGGTTCGTGCCGTCGATCTTTGTGACCACGCTGATCGCGGGTTTGGCATCGCTGAAGATGCGGCCTGTCTATGCGCTCCTTTTGGCGGTCGCGGTGACGGTGTTCTCGACACTGGTCTTTTCCTATGCGCTGGGGTTGCCATTCCGGCGCTTTGGCCCGTGGCTGCCGTTCTAA
- a CDS encoding Hint domain-containing protein — protein MATSFEVIFLGTLPRIDTTQGNEIAENAVGVLGTYGSAANPLNSNVRLLTANILTEDSNLTYDTDNGGGFDSFRINGAAAQNFDAVATYNAVITYLDGTTATITATVFQDVSGNTYLAPEETNNADQVALTSAPILSLSLNSVVVNSGDLLADRVAGDFKTAVDGTVGNDNMALGAGFTDAQGEQITTGSDYIIGGDGNDTINADAGNDTVLGGAGDDLIDDWAGNDLVYAGAGADRIELSNGNDTIFMDDGNDTVTLWDNPGNNSLDGGSGNDLLNFNNWQSSTGTTVTVGPTGAGSFSHFSGGTTGTFTGFETISGTAFDDQMTASTNTTGIALSGEGGNDQLIGGSGLDQIDGGAGIDTLYGNGGSDSITGGAGNDRIFGDNTDSEPVTVSNGNFGTNTNDGWTVSGGGNTFVYYEAMAFNANNTGYTGVVQQTIAIQVGQTYQLSLTAREVGTGFGNHTLVAEVLNANGQVIGTQTVVVNNGTSQTINLTFTAQTPNVTLRFTNPTSTATNETDLMIDDVTVTAQTPLADGNDTIDAGDGDDFVDTGGGNDSVSAGSGNDIIFDDEGNDTVDGGAGNDTIHGGGGSDSITGGDGNDRIFGDNGAAAPVTVTNGTFATGTTAGWTTSGTGTFVSNQALAFNAGNAGFGGVGQQTIVTEAGFDYRLSFNAFENGAGLANHTLLVEVVDANGVVIGSQTIVVTDGSNLTGAVTFTATTANTTLRFTNPTSTGTTSTDVLIDNVTVTALTMPPKTGSDTINAGEGSDFVDAGGGDDLVIVDGTFSGDDTLDGGAGNDTLSLDPGDNRNLSVNMATGVVDDGLAGTQQFTNFESVVTGDGSDSVTGTSAADVISTQRGNDTVLGGGGSDILFGGAGSDRLEGGDGDDRLEGGDGDDTLIAGNNTGSGDTLLGGVGDDYLVDSFGNAVLDGGAGTDVFEIGYGNATVIGGEDPGNTDFDLIDFRPANVAVNIVFDGDESGTYTDSSGNIGQFSQIEAFILTDQADTVDASADTRGVVLIGNAGADSLIGSQGDDFIEGGVGNNIISGGTGRDTLIGGAGADTLTGGAGPDTFVVDGGGDIITDFDTSRGIQGGGAPDQTDNDFVDLTDYYNETTLAAWNAANPGNTFRRPIDWLRADHADDGALAEVGGLQIRRADGQPVTADQLGFENTGVICFAKGTLIATPGGDTPVEDLRLGDLVLTVDHGAQALVWTGATAQDWSRDPHPAKPVLIKAGSLGQGIPTRDLMISPQHRVLLSGPNDPVGVFVPAKSLVGLPGVLQMSGCRSVVYHHIMLEQHQVLISNGTPTESFYPGETALKMMAPALCAAVLDVLLQVTQGAGLSLYPLARKALSVQGARHAFGAKTAAMGGACGHRGKSSAETARKPRLAVPGTPAIGLQRAPAQDAPAQRRH, from the coding sequence ATGGCGACAAGTTTCGAAGTCATCTTCCTCGGCACGCTGCCCCGGATCGACACGACACAGGGCAACGAGATCGCGGAGAACGCGGTCGGTGTGCTTGGAACCTATGGCAGCGCCGCCAACCCGCTGAACAGCAATGTGCGGCTCCTCACGGCCAACATTCTGACCGAAGATTCCAACCTAACCTATGACACCGACAACGGCGGCGGCTTTGACAGTTTCCGGATCAATGGCGCGGCGGCGCAGAACTTCGATGCCGTGGCCACCTATAACGCGGTCATCACCTATCTCGACGGCACGACCGCCACGATCACGGCAACGGTGTTTCAGGATGTGTCCGGCAACACCTACCTCGCCCCGGAAGAGACGAACAATGCCGACCAGGTCGCGCTGACCTCTGCGCCGATCCTGTCGCTCAGCCTCAACAGTGTGGTCGTCAACAGTGGCGATCTGCTGGCCGACCGCGTCGCGGGGGATTTCAAGACCGCCGTCGATGGCACAGTGGGCAATGACAACATGGCCCTCGGCGCGGGCTTTACCGATGCACAGGGCGAACAGATCACCACCGGCAGTGACTATATCATCGGCGGGGATGGCAACGACACGATCAATGCCGATGCCGGAAATGACACCGTTCTTGGCGGGGCGGGCGATGATCTGATCGATGACTGGGCTGGCAACGATCTTGTATATGCAGGTGCCGGGGCAGACCGGATCGAACTGAGCAACGGCAACGACACCATCTTCATGGACGATGGCAATGACACCGTCACGCTCTGGGACAACCCCGGCAACAACAGTCTCGATGGCGGCAGTGGCAATGACCTGCTGAATTTCAACAACTGGCAAAGCAGCACCGGCACGACTGTCACCGTGGGCCCCACTGGAGCGGGCAGTTTCAGCCACTTTTCGGGCGGCACGACCGGCACCTTTACCGGGTTCGAAACGATTTCCGGCACCGCCTTCGACGATCAGATGACCGCCTCGACCAATACCACCGGCATTGCCCTGTCTGGCGAAGGCGGCAATGACCAGCTGATCGGCGGCAGCGGTCTGGACCAGATCGATGGCGGGGCGGGCATCGACACGCTTTATGGCAATGGCGGATCCGACAGCATCACCGGTGGTGCGGGCAATGACCGCATCTTTGGCGACAATACCGATTCTGAACCGGTCACGGTCAGCAACGGCAATTTCGGCACCAACACCAACGACGGCTGGACGGTCAGCGGCGGCGGCAACACCTTTGTCTATTACGAGGCGATGGCATTTAACGCCAACAACACCGGCTATACCGGGGTCGTTCAGCAAACCATCGCCATTCAGGTTGGCCAGACCTACCAACTGTCGCTGACTGCGCGCGAGGTTGGCACCGGTTTCGGCAACCACACGCTGGTGGCCGAGGTTCTGAATGCGAACGGCCAAGTGATTGGCACCCAGACTGTCGTTGTCAACAACGGCACCAGCCAGACCATCAACCTGACCTTCACCGCGCAGACCCCGAACGTCACGCTCCGGTTCACCAACCCGACATCGACGGCCACCAACGAAACCGATCTGATGATCGACGACGTCACCGTAACGGCGCAAACCCCCTTGGCCGATGGAAATGACACGATCGATGCCGGCGACGGCGACGATTTCGTCGATACCGGCGGCGGCAATGACAGCGTCAGCGCCGGCAGCGGCAATGACATCATCTTCGATGATGAGGGCAATGACACTGTAGATGGTGGTGCGGGCAACGACACTATCCATGGCGGCGGTGGCAGCGACTCCATCACTGGAGGCGATGGCAACGACCGCATCTTCGGCGACAACGGGGCAGCAGCCCCTGTAACTGTGACCAACGGCACCTTTGCCACCGGAACAACGGCAGGCTGGACAACCAGCGGAACCGGTACCTTCGTCAGCAATCAGGCGCTTGCCTTCAACGCAGGCAACGCAGGCTTTGGCGGCGTTGGTCAGCAAACCATTGTCACCGAGGCAGGCTTTGATTACCGGCTGTCGTTCAACGCCTTTGAGAACGGCGCCGGATTGGCCAACCACACCCTGTTGGTCGAGGTTGTCGATGCCAACGGTGTGGTGATCGGCAGCCAGACCATCGTGGTTACGGATGGATCGAACCTGACCGGAGCGGTCACATTTACCGCCACCACCGCCAACACGACATTACGCTTTACCAACCCGACATCGACCGGAACCACCTCTACCGATGTGCTGATCGACAATGTCACCGTCACCGCTCTGACCATGCCACCCAAGACGGGCAGTGACACGATCAACGCGGGCGAAGGGTCGGATTTCGTCGATGCAGGCGGCGGCGACGACCTTGTGATCGTTGATGGAACCTTTTCGGGCGACGACACGCTTGATGGCGGGGCGGGCAACGACACGCTTTCCCTTGATCCCGGCGACAACCGCAACCTGTCCGTGAACATGGCCACGGGTGTTGTGGATGATGGCCTTGCGGGCACGCAACAATTCACCAATTTCGAAAGTGTCGTCACCGGCGATGGCAGCGACAGCGTAACCGGAACGTCTGCCGCCGACGTGATCAGCACGCAGCGCGGCAATGACACCGTTCTGGGGGGCGGCGGAAGTGACATCCTTTTCGGCGGCGCCGGAAGCGACCGTCTTGAAGGCGGCGATGGCGATGACCGGCTGGAAGGCGGGGATGGCGACGACACGCTGATCGCAGGCAACAATACCGGGTCGGGCGACACCCTTCTTGGTGGGGTGGGCGACGACTATCTTGTCGACAGTTTCGGAAACGCGGTGCTGGATGGCGGCGCAGGAACCGATGTTTTCGAAATCGGCTACGGCAATGCGACCGTGATCGGCGGCGAAGATCCCGGAAACACGGATTTTGACCTGATCGACTTTCGGCCTGCGAATGTTGCGGTCAACATCGTCTTTGATGGCGACGAAAGCGGTACGTACACCGACAGCAGCGGCAATATCGGCCAGTTCAGCCAGATCGAGGCGTTCATCCTGACCGATCAGGCCGATACGGTCGATGCAAGCGCCGATACCAGGGGCGTTGTGCTGATCGGCAATGCCGGTGCCGACAGTCTGATCGGCAGCCAGGGCGATGATTTCATCGAAGGCGGCGTCGGCAACAACATCATTTCGGGTGGCACGGGCCGTGACACGCTCATCGGTGGCGCTGGTGCCGATACCCTCACGGGCGGGGCGGGGCCGGATACCTTTGTGGTTGATGGCGGCGGCGACATCATCACCGATTTCGACACAAGCAGAGGCATTCAAGGCGGCGGCGCACCCGACCAGACCGACAATGATTTCGTCGACCTGACCGACTACTACAACGAAACGACGCTTGCAGCCTGGAACGCGGCGAATCCCGGCAACACATTCCGCCGCCCGATCGATTGGCTGCGCGCCGATCATGCCGATGACGGGGCATTGGCCGAGGTGGGCGGGCTTCAGATCCGTCGCGCGGATGGCCAGCCCGTCACCGCCGATCAGCTTGGGTTCGAAAACACCGGGGTAATCTGTTTCGCGAAAGGCACCCTGATCGCGACGCCCGGCGGGGACACCCCGGTCGAGGATCTGCGCCTTGGCGATCTTGTCCTGACTGTTGACCATGGCGCGCAGGCGCTTGTGTGGACAGGGGCCACAGCGCAGGATTGGTCGCGCGACCCGCATCCTGCAAAACCGGTCCTCATCAAGGCTGGCAGCCTTGGTCAAGGCATACCGACCCGTGACCTGATGATCTCGCCGCAGCACCGGGTGCTTTTGTCGGGACCGAACGACCCTGTTGGGGTATTCGTTCCGGCAAAAAGCTTGGTGGGTCTGCCGGGCGTGTTGCAGATGTCCGGCTGCCGTTCGGTCGTTTACCATCACATCATGCTGGAACAGCATCAGGTACTGATCTCGAACGGCACGCCGACCGAAAGTTTCTATCCCGGCGAAACGGCGTTGAAGATGATGGCACCCGCCCTCTGCGCCGCGGTCCTGGATGTCTTGCTGCAGGTGACCCAAGGCGCAGGGCTTTCTCTTTACCCGCTGGCCCGCAAAGCCCTGAGTGTGCAGGGGGCACGGCATGCCTTTGGCGCCAAAACCGCCGCGATGGGCGGCGCTTGTGGGCACAGGGGCAAATCATCTGCCGAAACTGCCCGGAAACCGCGTCTTGCAGTGCCCGGCACCCCTGCCATCGGCTTGCAGCGCGCACCTGCACAGGACGCGCCCGCCCAACGGCGTCACTGA
- a CDS encoding tripartite tricarboxylate transporter substrate-binding protein, which produces MALTKSVAGIAAGAILTASASLAQTYPERQITMIVPFAAGGPTDTVGRLIAEKMSADLGQQVIVENVGGAGGTLGAGQAATAEADGYTILLHHIGMATSATLYRNLAYSPTEAFDYVGLVTEVPMTIVARADFEPADFASMISYVKENADTITMANAGIGAASHLCGMLFMQAVEAPIVTVPYKGTGPAMTELLGGQIDIMCDQTTNTTEQIKGGTIKAYAVTTPARLDIFPDLPTVAEGGFANMEVSVWHGLYAPKGTPAEATARLTQSLQVALADPDIAAKLADLGTAPSPAADATPEALKAKLEAEIARWKPIIETAGVYAD; this is translated from the coding sequence ATGGCATTGACCAAATCGGTCGCCGGCATCGCCGCCGGCGCAATCCTGACTGCATCCGCCAGCCTTGCGCAGACCTATCCGGAACGGCAGATCACCATGATCGTGCCCTTCGCCGCCGGTGGGCCGACCGATACGGTGGGCCGCCTGATCGCCGAAAAGATGTCGGCCGATCTGGGCCAGCAGGTCATCGTTGAAAACGTCGGCGGTGCGGGCGGCACGCTGGGCGCCGGGCAGGCCGCCACGGCGGAGGCGGATGGCTATACCATCCTGCTACATCACATCGGCATGGCGACCAGCGCCACGCTCTATCGCAACCTTGCCTATAGCCCGACCGAAGCCTTCGACTATGTCGGTCTGGTCACCGAAGTGCCGATGACCATCGTTGCCCGGGCCGATTTCGAACCGGCCGATTTCGCATCGATGATCAGCTATGTGAAGGAAAACGCCGACACGATCACCATGGCCAATGCCGGGATCGGGGCGGCGTCGCATCTGTGCGGGATGCTGTTCATGCAGGCGGTCGAAGCCCCCATCGTGACCGTGCCTTACAAAGGCACCGGCCCCGCGATGACCGAACTTCTGGGCGGGCAGATTGACATCATGTGCGACCAGACCACCAACACCACCGAACAGATCAAGGGTGGTACGATCAAGGCCTATGCGGTGACAACCCCGGCGCGTCTGGACATCTTCCCCGATCTGCCGACTGTGGCCGAAGGCGGCTTTGCCAATATGGAAGTGTCGGTCTGGCACGGGCTTTACGCACCCAAAGGCACGCCCGCCGAGGCAACGGCACGGCTGACCCAATCGCTTCAGGTTGCGCTGGCCGATCCGGATATCGCTGCGAAACTGGCTGACCTGGGCACCGCGCCCTCGCCCGCCGCAGATGCCACGCCTGAGGCGCTGAAGGCCAAGCTGGAAGCCGAGATCGCGCGCTGGAAGCCGATCATCGAAACCGCAGGCGTCTACGCAGACTAA
- a CDS encoding tripartite tricarboxylate transporter permease, producing the protein MDLISNLSLGFATAASPENLLFCLIGVILGTLIGVLPGIGATATIAMLLPITFQLEPVSSLIMLAGIYYGAQYGGSTTAILINMPGESSSAVTAIDGYQMARKGKAGTALAVAALGSFFAGTVATLLVAIFAPPLTVIALKFGAAEYFSLMVLGLVSAIALAHGSILKALAMTVLGLLLGLVGTDIYTGAPRFTMGITEYADGLNFVALAVGVFGIAEILRNLEGDQDRTVLGTKLAGLFPSREDLRKIVGPVLRGTGIGSLLGILPGGGAVLAAFASYTVEKRMSKTPEEFGHGAIEGVAGPESANNAGAQTSFIPLLTLGIPANPVMALMVGAMIIQGIVPGPNVASEQPALFWGVIASMWIGNLMLVVLNLPLIGLWVRLLKVPYHILFPIIMAFCSIGVYSVNSNVYDLYAVAFFGLMGYVLIKLRCEPAPLLLGFVLGPMLEENLRRAMILGRGDATVFLTRPISLTLLVLTVLVLVVVLLPSIRKKRDEVFVEGD; encoded by the coding sequence ATGGACCTGATATCCAATCTGAGCCTTGGCTTTGCCACGGCAGCATCGCCCGAAAACCTGCTGTTCTGCCTGATCGGCGTTATTCTTGGCACGCTGATCGGGGTGCTGCCGGGCATTGGCGCCACGGCGACCATCGCCATGCTGCTGCCCATCACCTTTCAGTTGGAGCCGGTGTCATCGCTGATCATGCTGGCGGGCATCTATTACGGCGCGCAGTATGGCGGGTCGACGACGGCCATCCTGATCAACATGCCGGGCGAAAGCTCTTCGGCCGTGACGGCCATCGACGGCTATCAGATGGCGCGCAAGGGCAAGGCTGGCACGGCGCTGGCCGTGGCGGCGCTGGGATCGTTCTTTGCCGGGACGGTGGCCACGCTGCTGGTGGCGATCTTTGCCCCGCCGCTGACGGTGATCGCGCTGAAATTCGGCGCGGCCGAGTATTTCAGCCTGATGGTGCTGGGCCTCGTGTCGGCCATCGCGCTGGCACATGGGTCCATCCTCAAGGCGCTTGCGATGACAGTGCTGGGCCTGCTGCTGGGGCTGGTGGGCACCGACATCTATACCGGCGCGCCACGATTCACGATGGGCATCACGGAATATGCGGATGGGCTGAACTTCGTGGCGCTGGCCGTGGGCGTGTTCGGCATCGCCGAGATCCTGCGCAACCTTGAAGGCGATCAGGACCGCACGGTTCTGGGCACCAAACTGGCGGGTCTCTTTCCCAGCCGCGAAGATTTGCGCAAGATCGTGGGGCCAGTGCTGCGCGGCACGGGGATCGGGTCGCTGCTGGGTATCCTGCCCGGTGGCGGCGCGGTGCTGGCGGCATTCGCCAGCTATACCGTGGAAAAGCGCATGTCCAAAACGCCCGAGGAGTTTGGCCACGGCGCAATCGAAGGCGTGGCCGGTCCGGAATCGGCCAACAATGCCGGGGCGCAGACATCGTTCATCCCGCTGCTGACGCTGGGCATTCCGGCAAACCCGGTGATGGCGCTGATGGTGGGGGCGATGATCATTCAGGGCATCGTGCCTGGGCCGAATGTGGCCAGCGAACAACCGGCGCTGTTCTGGGGCGTGATCGCCAGCATGTGGATCGGCAACCTGATGCTGGTGGTGCTGAACCTGCCGCTGATCGGGCTGTGGGTGCGGCTGTTGAAAGTGCCGTACCACATCCTCTTTCCCATCATCATGGCCTTCTGTTCCATCGGGGTCTACAGCGTCAACTCCAACGTCTATGACCTCTATGCCGTCGCGTTTTTCGGGCTGATGGGGTATGTGCTGATCAAGCTGCGCTGCGAACCGGCACCCCTTCTGCTGGGCTTCGTGCTGGGGCCGATGCTGGAGGAAAACCTGCGCCGTGCCATGATTTTGGGCCGGGGGGATGCCACGGTGTTTCTGACCCGCCCGATCAGCCTGACGCTGCTGGTACTGACCGTGCTGGTGCTGGTGGTGGTGCTGCTGCCCTCTATCCGCAAGAAGCGCGATGAGGTGTTCGTCGAAGGCGACTGA
- a CDS encoding sigma-54 dependent transcriptional regulator, protein MMQTVLLIDDDAQMRRSTEQALDLAGLPVRAFASAEEALALAGPGLNGVVVSDIRMPGMDGMTLLQRLAEVDRDLPVILITGHAEVSLAVEAMRRGAYDFLEKPFAAQDLVAVLRRALELRALVVENRRLRAVAGQRDDIEARLPGRSVAMTDLRRLLRSIGPSEADTLITGPTGVGKEVVARAMHDLSPRAGKPFIAINCAALPEALIESELFGHEAGAFPGALRPRFGRFEHARGGTILLDEIGSMPLELQAKLLRVLQERVITRLGSNDPVALDVRFIATSKVDLAGEVAAGRFRADLFYRLNVAILRVPPVSARREDVPTLFLQLAREAAARHGVEDRVPSPELLADLAGRDWPGNVRELRNAADRYVLGLDWMESDGEESPRLADRVAGFERSVIAGAIAAHGGHLRRVYESLGISRKTLYEKMQKHGLDRKLILEGDEAEG, encoded by the coding sequence ATGATGCAGACCGTGCTGCTGATCGACGATGACGCGCAGATGCGCCGATCCACCGAACAGGCGCTGGATCTGGCGGGGCTGCCGGTGCGCGCTTTCGCCTCGGCCGAAGAGGCGCTGGCGCTGGCCGGGCCGGGGCTGAACGGCGTGGTGGTCAGCGATATCCGCATGCCGGGCATGGATGGCATGACGCTGCTGCAACGTCTGGCCGAGGTAGACCGCGACCTGCCCGTGATCCTGATTACCGGTCATGCCGAAGTCAGCCTCGCGGTCGAGGCGATGCGGCGCGGGGCCTATGATTTTCTGGAAAAGCCCTTTGCCGCGCAGGATCTGGTTGCCGTGCTGCGCCGCGCGTTGGAACTGCGCGCGCTGGTCGTGGAAAACCGCCGTTTGCGTGCGGTGGCAGGCCAGCGCGATGATATCGAGGCGCGGCTTCCCGGGCGCAGCGTGGCGATGACCGACCTGCGCCGCCTGTTGCGCAGCATCGGGCCAAGCGAGGCGGACACCCTGATCACCGGGCCAACCGGCGTGGGCAAAGAGGTGGTGGCGCGGGCTATGCATGACCTGTCGCCGCGTGCGGGCAAGCCCTTCATCGCCATCAACTGCGCGGCCCTGCCCGAGGCGTTGATCGAAAGCGAATTGTTCGGCCATGAGGCGGGGGCCTTTCCCGGCGCCCTGCGCCCGCGCTTTGGCCGGTTCGAACATGCGCGCGGCGGCACGATCCTGTTGGATGAGATCGGGTCGATGCCGCTGGAATTGCAGGCCAAACTGCTGCGCGTTTTGCAGGAACGGGTGATCACGCGGCTTGGGTCGAACGATCCGGTCGCGCTGGATGTGCGTTTCATCGCGACAAGCAAGGTCGATCTGGCGGGCGAGGTGGCGGCGGGGCGGTTCCGCGCGGACCTGTTCTATCGCCTGAACGTGGCAATCCTGCGGGTGCCGCCGGTATCGGCCCGGCGCGAGGATGTGCCGACCCTCTTCCTGCAATTGGCGCGCGAGGCCGCCGCGCGGCACGGGGTCGAAGATCGCGTCCCATCGCCGGAACTTCTGGCCGATCTTGCGGGGCGCGATTGGCCCGGCAATGTGCGCGAATTGCGCAATGCCGCCGACCGCTATGTCCTTGGGCTGGACTGGATGGAAAGCGACGGAGAGGAAAGCCCTCGTCTGGCCGATCGGGTGGCCGGGTTCGAACGCAGCGTGATCGCCGGGGCCATCGCGGCGCATGGCGGGCACCTGCGGCGGGTCTATGAATCGCTGGGGATCAGCCGCAAGACCCTGTACGAAAAGATGCAGAAACACGGGCTGGACCGGAAGCTGATCCTTGAGGGAGATGAGGCCGAAGGCTGA